One window of Metopolophium dirhodum isolate CAU chromosome 3, ASM1992520v1, whole genome shotgun sequence genomic DNA carries:
- the LOC132940250 gene encoding geranylgeranyl transferase type-1 subunit beta, whose protein sequence is MNKPQLKPEQHKKYFRRSLDLLPGEVAVFDYSRLTILYFALIGLDILDGLDSLTDDRKKDIVEWVYRLQLVPNEYCSVHKCGFMGSTTVIHLKNQPGCEKYCESNVAMTYMALCILITLGDNLSRVNKSAVLRGVASLQKSDGSFKSNYEHGESDLRFVYCSLAICNILNDSSSINVNNAIKFISNCLNYDGAFGQNPGTESHGGSTYCAIASLSLLNKLNLVLDENKSRILERWAVNRQTNGGFQGRPNKDPDTCYSFWLGATLSIMGSLNRINKERNRDFVLNNANLLTGGFSKNMDSIPDPMHTCLSLCGLSLIGEENLNPINPALNITARAANYLKQIQGDYTLPNKNIFNTDTEC, encoded by the coding sequence ATGAACAAACCGCAGTTGAAACCCGAACAGCACAAGAAATATTTTCGCCGCTCATTGGACCTGTTGCCCGGTGAGGTAGCCGTGTTTGATTATTCACGTCTAACCATACTGTATTTTGCTCTCATCGGTTTGGACATATTGGACGGTTTAGATTCACTCACTGATGATCGTAAGAAGGACATTGTTGAGTGGGTGTACAGGTTGCAGTTGGTACCCAATGAATATTGTTCCGTGCACAAATGTGGTTTCATGGGTTCCACCACCGTCATTCATTTGAAGAATCAACCCGGCTGTGAAAAGTATTGCGAAAGCAACGTTGCTATGACGTACATGGCATTGTGTATTCTGATAACATTGGGTGACAATCTGAGCCGTGTAAATAAATCGGCCGTACTTCGAGGTGTAGCGTCTCTGCAGAAATCCGATGGCAGTTTCAAAAGCAACTACGAACATGGTGAGAGTGATTTGAGATTTGTGTACTGTTCACTTGCAATATGTAACATATTGAACGATTCATCGAGTATCAATGTAAATAATGCCATTAAATTCATTTCAAATTGTCTGAACTATGATGGAGCATTTGGACAAAACCCAGGAACTGAATCGCATGGTGGTTCTACTTATTGTGCAATTGCGTCATTATctctattaaataaattaaatcttgTGTTAGATGAAAACAAATCTAGAATATTAGAGCGCTGGGCAGTAAATCGACAAACCAATGGCGGTTTTCAAGGAAGACCTAATAAAGATCCAGACACTTGCTATTCCTTCTGGTTGGGTGCTACACTCAGTATTATGGGATCACTTAATAGAATAAACAAAGAGAGAAATAGAGATTTTGTTCTAAATAATGCAAATTTATTGACTGGTGGGTTTAGTAAAAACATGGACTCTATACCAGATCCAATGCACACCTGCTTAAGCTTGTGTGGATTAAGTTTGATTGGAGAAGAAAACCTAAACCCTATTAACCCTGCATTAAATATTACCGCGAGGGcggcaaattatttaaaacaaattcaagGAGATTATACATtaccaaacaaaaatatattcaatacagATACTGAATGTTAA